In Aquabacterium sp. OR-4, the DNA window AGAAAATTGCCCAGTGCCACGGCCAGCGTGATGTCGGTCTCGGCCGAGAGCAGCAAAAAGCCGTAGAGGTATTCGTTCCAGGCCAGCAGCAGCGCGTAGGTGCCCACCGCCACCAGGCTGGGCACCATCAGCGGCACATACACCAGGCGAAACAGCTGCAGCGGGCTGGCGCCGTCGATGCGCGCCGCTTCGTCCAGCTCCCAGGGCAGCTTGTCGCTGGCCTGCTTGAGCACCCAGATGCAGTAGGGCGTGGCAATCGTCACCATGGCCAGGATCAGCGACCAGTGGTTGTTCAGCAGGCCGTAGGTGGCCATGGTCTTGTACATCGGCACGGCCAGAAAGGCCGCGGGGATGAAGTAGGTGAACAGCGCCAGGTTCATCACCGTGCGGCCGCCGCGCACCTTGAGCCGGCTGATCGCAAAGGCCGCGCAGGTGGCGATGCCCAGCGTGATCACGCCCACGCTCACCGCAATGAACAGCGAGTTGCCCAGCTGCGTCCAGAAGTGGGTGAGGTAGTAGTGCTTTTGCTGGAACACGGTGGCGAAGTTGTCCAGCGTGGGCTCCTTGGGCCACAGGCGGCCGCTGGTGGCCTGGTCACGCGGCGAGATCGCGAACAGCATCAGGTGGTAGACGGGGATCAGCGTCCACAGCAGCACCGGAATGCCCACCAGCAGCAGCTGGGCCTCGGTGATGAACTTCTTGAGTTTCATGTCAGCCGGCTCACTTCGACAGGCGCTTCATCATCAGGAACACCATCGGCAGCACCAGCGGCAGCGCGACGACGATGGTGGCCATGGCCAGCTCGATCTGATCGAGCCGCAGGTAGCGGATGCCGAGCGTGGCCAGCACATGGGTCAGGTCGGCCGGGCCGCCGCCGGTGAGCAGGTAGACGCTGTTGAAGTCACCCAGGGTCCAGATCATCGACAGCACGCTGCTGGTGATGTACAGGCCGGCCATCGACGGCCAGGTGATGAAGCGGAACTTCTGCCAGCGGGTGGCGCCGTCGACGCTGGCGGCCTCGTAGTGCTCGGCCGGAATGGCCAGGCGGCCGGCCAGCAGGATCAAGGTCCAGAAGGGCAGTGACTTCCAGATGTGCATCAGCATCGAGAAGCTCAGCGCCAGCATCGGGTCGTTGAGCCAGTTCGGCCCGTCGAGCCCGGTGAGCTTGAAATAGGTGGTGTTGATCACGCCCCATTCGGGGTTGAGCATGAAGCGCACGCTCAGGATCGTGGGAATGCTGGGCACCGCCCACGGCAGGATGAAGATGGCCGAGAGGATCTTGATCCACCAGCGCGCGGTGACGAAAAATCCCGACAGCCCCAGCGCGATCAGCATCTTCAGGTTCACCGCCACCACGATGAAGATCACCGTGTTGATGGCCGTGCGAAAGAAGATCGGGTCTTCGAACAGCTTCACATAGCTGGACGGATGGCGCGCCAGCCACAGGCCGTAGCCCACCGGGTACAGCACGAAGACGACGAACACCAGCAGGTAGGGCAGCAGCATCG includes these proteins:
- a CDS encoding carbohydrate ABC transporter permease — translated: MSTAALPAPLPARPMSPWTFWGRAMLLPYLLVFVVFVLYPVGYGLWLARHPSSYVKLFEDPIFFRTAINTVIFIVVAVNLKMLIALGLSGFFVTARWWIKILSAIFILPWAVPSIPTILSVRFMLNPEWGVINTTYFKLTGLDGPNWLNDPMLALSFSMLMHIWKSLPFWTLILLAGRLAIPAEHYEAASVDGATRWQKFRFITWPSMAGLYITSSVLSMIWTLGDFNSVYLLTGGGPADLTHVLATLGIRYLRLDQIELAMATIVVALPLVLPMVFLMMKRLSK
- a CDS encoding carbohydrate ABC transporter permease; amino-acid sequence: MKLKKFITEAQLLLVGIPVLLWTLIPVYHLMLFAISPRDQATSGRLWPKEPTLDNFATVFQQKHYYLTHFWTQLGNSLFIAVSVGVITLGIATCAAFAISRLKVRGGRTVMNLALFTYFIPAAFLAVPMYKTMATYGLLNNHWSLILAMVTIATPYCIWVLKQASDKLPWELDEAARIDGASPLQLFRLVYVPLMVPSLVAVGTYALLLAWNEYLYGFLLLSAETDITLAVALGNFLAADDSPWEVLMATGLVYAAPPAAIYYAFKRYMVSGLTAGAVKS